One stretch of Hymenobacter chitinivorans DSM 11115 DNA includes these proteins:
- a CDS encoding fibronectin type III domain-containing protein, protein MNLFQKQIKNGPLAVLAALVMSAAQAQNPTAPAVGGGRGIFVYSPKPQAAGTWAGAAATSIQVERRVASGTAFAPVAQLSAPATAAEFEARVLSFNRRLTIPLTGLEGPLVQKLARIWERTHRLDSLRAYSQLMPVQQAVGLVLLDSTAQRGTSYVYRVTAQRNGAPVGAAAQSAAVSWPGKPTGGKLKKLPAVTEDNRIIPRWRQLDGPQRAVYVQLRRQDDARGEWKTAAAPLTLESFQKALALVAYDRNVQPVHAYRYTLRTLDQYENPGPAADTVLAAAYNFLDAAVLRDFRAQAQQAGPTTEPGIRLSWRLPDANKLRSVRIFRSTLLDKDFKLLAEVTPTEAGYFDATAAPMQKYYYYVQPTGLLQEPGVPSSKAFALFEDQRPPLPPHEVRAAPVPGGIRLRWLPGDKFTKGYYVYRAAGPAAKLTLVGALRPHQEKAAEQVFVDSSRTLQPAVRYRYAVQAENSSHRPSIYSDTVETTAGVKRPVATAAHALAPVAGAEAQWENGRPVVRWQAAPEAAFYEVSRRVEGQPQFQRLPLGPRMPGSRTERRPLAQAGFCDSTARPGQSYEYEIVSLDEQGRRSTPARLSLRAAETAAAPATLTAAAVGKTVELRWAAEAAAPQYRVYRYEPGAKPQAVATVAASPATYRDATVQPRRTYFYYVASLDAQRREAARSEPIGVRVP, encoded by the coding sequence ATGAATCTGTTTCAGAAGCAAATAAAAAACGGGCCGCTGGCGGTGCTGGCGGCGTTGGTAATGTCCGCCGCGCAGGCCCAGAACCCAACTGCTCCCGCCGTGGGCGGAGGCCGGGGAATCTTCGTGTACTCGCCCAAGCCCCAGGCGGCCGGCACCTGGGCCGGGGCCGCCGCTACCAGCATTCAGGTGGAGCGGCGGGTGGCCAGCGGCACGGCGTTTGCGCCGGTAGCTCAGCTTTCGGCCCCGGCTACGGCCGCCGAGTTTGAGGCCCGGGTGCTGAGTTTCAACCGCCGCCTGACCATTCCGTTGACCGGCCTGGAAGGCCCGCTGGTGCAGAAGCTGGCCCGTATCTGGGAACGAACCCACCGCCTCGACAGCCTGCGCGCCTACAGCCAGCTGATGCCAGTGCAGCAGGCTGTGGGCCTGGTATTACTCGACAGCACGGCCCAGCGTGGCACTTCGTACGTGTACCGCGTCACGGCCCAGCGCAACGGCGCCCCGGTGGGTGCGGCGGCCCAGAGTGCGGCCGTGAGCTGGCCGGGCAAGCCCACCGGCGGCAAGCTGAAAAAGCTGCCTGCGGTAACCGAAGACAACCGGATTATTCCGCGCTGGCGCCAGCTCGACGGGCCGCAGCGGGCTGTGTACGTGCAGCTCCGCCGCCAGGACGACGCCCGTGGGGAGTGGAAAACGGCGGCTGCTCCACTCACCCTGGAGTCGTTCCAGAAGGCCCTGGCCCTGGTGGCTTACGACCGAAACGTACAGCCCGTGCACGCCTACCGCTACACCCTGCGCACCCTCGACCAGTACGAAAACCCCGGTCCCGCCGCCGATACCGTGCTGGCCGCCGCCTACAACTTCCTCGACGCGGCCGTGCTGCGCGACTTCCGGGCCCAGGCCCAGCAGGCCGGCCCCACCACCGAGCCCGGCATCCGGCTGAGCTGGCGCCTGCCCGACGCTAACAAGCTCCGCTCGGTGCGCATCTTTCGCAGCACCCTGCTCGACAAGGATTTCAAGCTCCTGGCCGAAGTGACGCCCACCGAAGCAGGCTACTTTGACGCCACCGCCGCGCCCATGCAAAAGTACTACTACTACGTGCAGCCCACCGGCCTTTTGCAGGAACCGGGTGTGCCCAGCAGCAAGGCTTTTGCTTTGTTTGAGGACCAGCGCCCCCCGCTGCCGCCCCACGAGGTGCGCGCCGCCCCGGTGCCCGGCGGCATCCGGCTGCGCTGGCTGCCCGGCGACAAATTCACCAAGGGCTACTATGTGTACCGGGCCGCCGGGCCGGCGGCCAAGCTCACCCTCGTCGGAGCCCTGCGGCCCCACCAGGAAAAAGCCGCCGAGCAGGTCTTCGTCGACAGCAGCCGCACGTTGCAGCCCGCCGTGCGCTACCGCTACGCCGTGCAGGCCGAGAATTCCAGCCACCGCCCCAGCATTTACTCCGATACGGTGGAAACGACGGCCGGCGTGAAGCGTCCCGTGGCTACTGCGGCTCACGCCCTGGCGCCGGTAGCCGGGGCCGAGGCCCAGTGGGAAAACGGCCGACCCGTGGTGCGCTGGCAAGCCGCCCCGGAAGCGGCTTTCTACGAAGTGAGCCGCCGCGTGGAGGGCCAGCCGCAGTTTCAGCGCCTGCCGCTGGGCCCCCGTATGCCCGGTTCCCGTACCGAGCGGCGCCCCTTGGCCCAGGCCGGCTTTTGCGACTCCACGGCCCGCCCCGGCCAGAGCTACGAGTACGAAATTGTGAGCCTGGATGAGCAGGGCCGCCGCAGCACCCCGGCGCGGCTGAGCTTGCGGGCCGCCGAAACTGCTGCCGCGCCAGCCACACTGACGGCGGCAGCCGTGGGCAAAACCGTGGAACTGCGCTGGGCCGCCGAGGCCGCCGCCCCGCAGTACCGGGTGTACCGCTACGAGCCCGGCGCCAAGCCCCAGGCCGTGGCTACCGTGGCGGCCAGCCCCGCCACCTACCGCGACGCCACCGTGCAGCCCCGCCGAACTTACTTCTACTACGTGGCTTCACTCGACGCCCAGCGCCGGGAAGCGGCCCGCAGTGAGCCAATCGGGGTGCGGGTGCCCTAG
- a CDS encoding DUF6252 family protein, translating into MLSFTNRFFQSVLLLGVLAAAACSCSKDDADAADPNGDGDGTLTWTHNGTTYTSKAYSSAIVDSDTSLLITGSSADMKNAVSLRLKKIYKLGATTYDLKKGSVLNNYPVGGITLNSATQFITLYGPSASNGSIVVTQYDRAAQKVAGTFSFTGGPVPNSGSTGTQSVTNGSFSFTRFR; encoded by the coding sequence ATGCTTTCTTTCACCAACCGCTTCTTCCAATCGGTGCTGCTGCTGGGCGTGCTGGCCGCGGCGGCTTGTTCCTGCTCTAAAGACGATGCCGACGCGGCCGACCCCAACGGCGACGGCGACGGTACCCTGACCTGGACCCACAACGGCACCACCTACACCAGCAAGGCCTATTCCAGCGCCATCGTCGACAGTGATACTTCCCTGCTGATTACGGGCAGCTCGGCCGACATGAAAAACGCAGTGTCGTTGCGGCTCAAGAAAATATACAAGCTGGGCGCCACCACCTACGACCTCAAGAAAGGCTCGGTGCTCAATAATTACCCCGTGGGCGGCATCACGCTCAACAGCGCCACGCAGTTTATTACCCTCTACGGCCCCAGCGCCAGCAACGGCTCCATCGTGGTGACCCAGTACGACCGGGCCGCCCAGAAAGTGGCCGGCACCTTCAGCTTCACCGGCGGGCCCGTGCCCAACTCGGGCAGCACCGGCACCCAGAGCGTGACCAACGGCTCGTTCAGCTTCACCCGCTTCCGCTAG